The following are encoded together in the Chaetodon auriga isolate fChaAug3 chromosome 4, fChaAug3.hap1, whole genome shotgun sequence genome:
- the gab1 gene encoding GRB2-associated-binding protein 1 isoform X5: MNKWVRCICDICGFNPTDDEAAKAAHQSAIGGLVVDTPPHPALGNIVGPAVVLSNVPPPYQPVSVRHLDSQSSSEEPQDYLWLVNCESKKPEPNRAHAECSKSTSSETDLNDNLPSHRTPTSSTSSAKHTSHNGFFPQHPAPASASSIYDSPPSRGASLSTDSGLYHLPRSYSQDTVLLPKSASSPSAHPDSGDGSELYVFNTPSRKPSMETQMRNLSISYDIPPTPGANCTYQVPRTLSSSTGVGGSEGGGDVVPPPRPPKPLLGSSSGPPPPPAERSPTDTYYVPRSASETDGNYCVPTSAGNKALRSNTIGTVDCSRLRKDFGSQDCYDIPRSFPSDKSCSFEFNENFNSYFKNKGMMPVGSQSTEEVDQNYVPMSANSPSHHHSGSLPEPMHEANYVPMTPSTMEFSSLGKQVPPPAHMGFRSSPKTPPRRPMPSDCQPPPVDRNLKPDRKGRPAPLEIKPLPEWEEPCTPVRSPVTRSFARDFSRFPMPPRPPSVHSTASSTDSEDCDENYVAMVSNMSTDEPNMKLGAPMTADGGSSPMVKPKGDKQVEYLDLDLDPGKSTPPRKMKSNGTGMAASDERVDYVVVDQQRTQALKSTREAWNDGRQSTETETPSKGPK, from the exons ATGAATAAGTGGGTTCGCTGCATCTGTGACATCTGTGGTTTTAACCCCACTGATGACG agGCAGCAAAAGCTGCTCACCAGTCAGCCATCGGAGGCCTGGTGGTGGACACCCCACCACACCCAGCACTGGGTAATATTGTCGGTCCCGCAGTGGTGCTGTCCAATGTGCCCCCTCCATACCAGCCGGTCAGTGTGCGACACCTGGACTCGCAGTCCAGTTCAGAGGAGCCCCAGGATTACCTGTGGCTGGTCAACTGTGAGAGCAAAAAGCCTGAACCCAACAG AGCCCATGCTGAGTGTTCCAAGTCTACCTCTTCAGAGACGGACCTGAATGACAACCTCCCCTCTCACCGCACGCCcacatcctccacctcctcagctAAACACACCTCACACAACGGCTTCTTCCCACAGCACCCGGCCCCTGCCTCCGCCTCATCCATCTATGACTCGCCTCCATCACGCGGTGCCTCGCTCTCAACTGACAGCGGCCTTTACCACCTCCCCCGCAGCTACTCCCAGGACACTGTGCTGCTCCCTAAGTCAGCCTCCTCCCCTTCGGCCCACCCGGACAGCGGGGACGGCTCTGAGCTGTACGTCTTCAACACGCCGTCGCGGAAGCCCTCAATGGAGACGCAGATGCGCAACCTTTCCATCAGTTATGATATCCCACCTACACCTGGCGCAAACTGTACCTACCAGGTTCCCCGCACGTTGTCGTCGTCGACAGGGGTAGGAGGCTCAGAGGGCGGGGGAGATGTAGTGCCCCCTCCCCGACCGCCCAAGCCTTTGCTCGGTTCCAGCTCAggaccccccccaccccccgctgAGCGCTCACCTACGGACACCTATTATGTGCCCCGCTCGGCGTCAGAGACAGACGGAAACTACTGTGTGCCTACTAGTGCCGGGAATAAAGCTTTACGCAGCAACACGATCGGCACTGTGGACTGTTCACGCCTCCGCAAAG ATTTTGGATCCCAGGACTGCTATGACATTCCTAGATCATTCCCCTCGGACAAAAGCTGCTCATTTGAGTTCAATGAAAACTTCAACAGCTACTTT aaaaacaaaggaatgaTGCCGGTGGGCAGCCAGTCCACAGAAGAGGTAGACCAGAACTATGTACCCATGAGTGCCAACTCCCCGTCACACCATCACTCCGGCAGTTTGCCTGAGCCGATGCACGAAGCGAACTATGTGCCCATGACCCCGAGCACCATGGAGTTCTCATCCCTGGGAAAGCAGGTCCCCCCGCCCGCCCACATGGGCTTCCGCTCCAGTCCCAAGACCCCTCCTCGCAGGCCAATGCCCAGTGACTGCCAGCCCCCGCCTGTGGACCGAAATCTCAAACCTGATCGCAAAG GAAGACCCGCTCCGCTCGAGATCAAACCACTGCCAGAATGGGAGGAGCCCTGTACGCCTGTCCGCTCGCCCGTCACACGGTCATTCGCTCGGGA TTTCTCTAGGTTTCCAATGCCACCGAGACCCCCGTCAGTGCATAGTACGGCCTCCAGCACTGACTCCGAGGACTGTGATGAGAATTATGTAGCCATGGTCTCTAATATGTCCACAGATGAACCA AACATGAAGCTTGGTGCACCCATGACTGCGGATGGTGGGAGCAGCCCTATGGTGAAGCCAAAGGGAGACAAACAGGTGGAGTACCTGGATTTGGATCTTGACCCCGGCAAGTCTACCCCACCTAGGAAG ATGAAAAGCAATGGAACCGGCATGGCAGCATCAGATGAGCGTGTTGACTACGTGGTTGTGGACCAACAACGGACACAGGCCCTCAAGAGCACCCGGGAAGCCTGGAACGATGGCCGCCaatccacagagacagaaacccCTTCGAAAGGACCCAAGTGA
- the gab1 gene encoding GRB2-associated-binding protein 1 isoform X1 has translation MSGGDVVCSGWLRKSPPEKKLRRYAWKKRWFVLRSGRLTGDPDVLEYYKNDHAKKPIRVIDLNLCEQVDAGLTFNKKDLEHSFIFDIKTIDRVFYLVADTEEEMNKWVRCICDICGFNPTDDEAAKAAHQSAIGGLVVDTPPHPALGNIVGPAVVLSNVPPPYQPVSVRHLDSQSSSEEPQDYLWLVNCESKKPEPNRAHAECSKSTSSETDLNDNLPSHRTPTSSTSSAKHTSHNGFFPQHPAPASASSIYDSPPSRGASLSTDSGLYHLPRSYSQDTVLLPKSASSPSAHPDSGDGSELYVFNTPSRKPSMETQMRNLSISYDIPPTPGANCTYQVPRTLSSSTGVGGSEGGGDVVPPPRPPKPLLGSSSGPPPPPAERSPTDTYYVPRSASETDGNYCVPTSAGNKALRSNTIGTVDCSRLRKDFGSQDCYDIPRSFPSDKSCSFEFNENFNSYFKNKGMMPVGSQSTEEVDQNYVPMSANSPSHHHSGSLPEPMHEANYVPMTPSTMEFSSLGKQVPPPAHMGFRSSPKTPPRRPMPSDCQPPPVDRNLKPDRKGQSPKIIRAKGVGLERTDSQTVGEFPRGRRKGRPAPLEIKPLPEWEEPCTPVRSPVTRSFARDFSRFPMPPRPPSVHSTASSTDSEDCDENYVAMVSNMSTDEPNMKLGAPMTADGGSSPMVKPKGDKQVEYLDLDLDPGKSTPPRKMKSNGTGMAASDERVDYVVVDQQRTQALKSTREAWNDGRQSTETETPSKGPK, from the exons GCATGGAAGAAGCGGTGGTTTGTTCTTCGCAGTGGCCGTCTGACAGGCGACCCAGACGTGTTGGAGTACTACAAGAATGACCATGCCAAGAAGCCCATCCGCGTGATCGATCTCAACTTGTGTGAGCAG GTGGACGCTGGGCTGACGTTCAACAAGAAGGACTTGGAGCACAGCTTCATATTCGACATCAAGACCATTGACCGTGTCTTCTACCTGGTGGCAGACACCGAAGAAGAGATGAATAAGTGGGTTCGCTGCATCTGTGACATCTGTGGTTTTAACCCCACTGATGACG agGCAGCAAAAGCTGCTCACCAGTCAGCCATCGGAGGCCTGGTGGTGGACACCCCACCACACCCAGCACTGGGTAATATTGTCGGTCCCGCAGTGGTGCTGTCCAATGTGCCCCCTCCATACCAGCCGGTCAGTGTGCGACACCTGGACTCGCAGTCCAGTTCAGAGGAGCCCCAGGATTACCTGTGGCTGGTCAACTGTGAGAGCAAAAAGCCTGAACCCAACAG AGCCCATGCTGAGTGTTCCAAGTCTACCTCTTCAGAGACGGACCTGAATGACAACCTCCCCTCTCACCGCACGCCcacatcctccacctcctcagctAAACACACCTCACACAACGGCTTCTTCCCACAGCACCCGGCCCCTGCCTCCGCCTCATCCATCTATGACTCGCCTCCATCACGCGGTGCCTCGCTCTCAACTGACAGCGGCCTTTACCACCTCCCCCGCAGCTACTCCCAGGACACTGTGCTGCTCCCTAAGTCAGCCTCCTCCCCTTCGGCCCACCCGGACAGCGGGGACGGCTCTGAGCTGTACGTCTTCAACACGCCGTCGCGGAAGCCCTCAATGGAGACGCAGATGCGCAACCTTTCCATCAGTTATGATATCCCACCTACACCTGGCGCAAACTGTACCTACCAGGTTCCCCGCACGTTGTCGTCGTCGACAGGGGTAGGAGGCTCAGAGGGCGGGGGAGATGTAGTGCCCCCTCCCCGACCGCCCAAGCCTTTGCTCGGTTCCAGCTCAggaccccccccaccccccgctgAGCGCTCACCTACGGACACCTATTATGTGCCCCGCTCGGCGTCAGAGACAGACGGAAACTACTGTGTGCCTACTAGTGCCGGGAATAAAGCTTTACGCAGCAACACGATCGGCACTGTGGACTGTTCACGCCTCCGCAAAG ATTTTGGATCCCAGGACTGCTATGACATTCCTAGATCATTCCCCTCGGACAAAAGCTGCTCATTTGAGTTCAATGAAAACTTCAACAGCTACTTT aaaaacaaaggaatgaTGCCGGTGGGCAGCCAGTCCACAGAAGAGGTAGACCAGAACTATGTACCCATGAGTGCCAACTCCCCGTCACACCATCACTCCGGCAGTTTGCCTGAGCCGATGCACGAAGCGAACTATGTGCCCATGACCCCGAGCACCATGGAGTTCTCATCCCTGGGAAAGCAGGTCCCCCCGCCCGCCCACATGGGCTTCCGCTCCAGTCCCAAGACCCCTCCTCGCAGGCCAATGCCCAGTGACTGCCAGCCCCCGCCTGTGGACCGAAATCTCAAACCTGATCGCAAAG GTCAGAGTCCTAAAATAATAAGAGCAAAAGGTGTCGGTTTAGAGCGAACCGACTCTCAAACCGTAGGTGAATTCCCGAGGGGACGACGTAAGG GAAGACCCGCTCCGCTCGAGATCAAACCACTGCCAGAATGGGAGGAGCCCTGTACGCCTGTCCGCTCGCCCGTCACACGGTCATTCGCTCGGGA TTTCTCTAGGTTTCCAATGCCACCGAGACCCCCGTCAGTGCATAGTACGGCCTCCAGCACTGACTCCGAGGACTGTGATGAGAATTATGTAGCCATGGTCTCTAATATGTCCACAGATGAACCA AACATGAAGCTTGGTGCACCCATGACTGCGGATGGTGGGAGCAGCCCTATGGTGAAGCCAAAGGGAGACAAACAGGTGGAGTACCTGGATTTGGATCTTGACCCCGGCAAGTCTACCCCACCTAGGAAG ATGAAAAGCAATGGAACCGGCATGGCAGCATCAGATGAGCGTGTTGACTACGTGGTTGTGGACCAACAACGGACACAGGCCCTCAAGAGCACCCGGGAAGCCTGGAACGATGGCCGCCaatccacagagacagaaacccCTTCGAAAGGACCCAAGTGA
- the gab1 gene encoding GRB2-associated-binding protein 1 isoform X2 yields MSGGDVVCSGWLRKSPPEKKLRRYAWKKRWFVLRSGRLTGDPDVLEYYKNDHAKKPIRVIDLNLCEQVDAGLTFNKKDLEHSFIFDIKTIDRVFYLVADTEEEMNKWVRCICDICGFNPTDDEAAKAAHQSAIGGLVVDTPPHPALGNIVGPAVVLSNVPPPYQPVSVRHLDSQSSSEEPQDYLWLVNCESKKPEPNRAHAECSKSTSSETDLNDNLPSHRTPTSSTSSAKHTSHNGFFPQHPAPASASSIYDSPPSRGASLSTDSGLYHLPRSYSQDTVLLPKSASSPSAHPDSGDGSELYVFNTPSRKPSMETQMRNLSISYDIPPTPGANCTYQVPRTLSSSTGVGGSEGGGDVVPPPRPPKPLLGSSSGPPPPPAERSPTDTYYVPRSASETDGNYCVPTSAGNKALRSNTIGTVDCSRLRKDFGSQDCYDIPRSFPSDKSCSFEFNENFNSYFKNKGMMPVGSQSTEEVDQNYVPMSANSPSHHHSGSLPEPMHEANYVPMTPSTMEFSSLGKQVPPPAHMGFRSSPKTPPRRPMPSDCQPPPVDRNLKPDRKGQSPKIIRAKGVGLERTDSQTVGEFPRGRRKGRPAPLEIKPLPEWEEPCTPVRSPVTRSFAREEESFYCTVPITPVKREVEELDNIEENMKLGAPMTADGGSSPMVKPKGDKQVEYLDLDLDPGKSTPPRKMKSNGTGMAASDERVDYVVVDQQRTQALKSTREAWNDGRQSTETETPSKGPK; encoded by the exons GCATGGAAGAAGCGGTGGTTTGTTCTTCGCAGTGGCCGTCTGACAGGCGACCCAGACGTGTTGGAGTACTACAAGAATGACCATGCCAAGAAGCCCATCCGCGTGATCGATCTCAACTTGTGTGAGCAG GTGGACGCTGGGCTGACGTTCAACAAGAAGGACTTGGAGCACAGCTTCATATTCGACATCAAGACCATTGACCGTGTCTTCTACCTGGTGGCAGACACCGAAGAAGAGATGAATAAGTGGGTTCGCTGCATCTGTGACATCTGTGGTTTTAACCCCACTGATGACG agGCAGCAAAAGCTGCTCACCAGTCAGCCATCGGAGGCCTGGTGGTGGACACCCCACCACACCCAGCACTGGGTAATATTGTCGGTCCCGCAGTGGTGCTGTCCAATGTGCCCCCTCCATACCAGCCGGTCAGTGTGCGACACCTGGACTCGCAGTCCAGTTCAGAGGAGCCCCAGGATTACCTGTGGCTGGTCAACTGTGAGAGCAAAAAGCCTGAACCCAACAG AGCCCATGCTGAGTGTTCCAAGTCTACCTCTTCAGAGACGGACCTGAATGACAACCTCCCCTCTCACCGCACGCCcacatcctccacctcctcagctAAACACACCTCACACAACGGCTTCTTCCCACAGCACCCGGCCCCTGCCTCCGCCTCATCCATCTATGACTCGCCTCCATCACGCGGTGCCTCGCTCTCAACTGACAGCGGCCTTTACCACCTCCCCCGCAGCTACTCCCAGGACACTGTGCTGCTCCCTAAGTCAGCCTCCTCCCCTTCGGCCCACCCGGACAGCGGGGACGGCTCTGAGCTGTACGTCTTCAACACGCCGTCGCGGAAGCCCTCAATGGAGACGCAGATGCGCAACCTTTCCATCAGTTATGATATCCCACCTACACCTGGCGCAAACTGTACCTACCAGGTTCCCCGCACGTTGTCGTCGTCGACAGGGGTAGGAGGCTCAGAGGGCGGGGGAGATGTAGTGCCCCCTCCCCGACCGCCCAAGCCTTTGCTCGGTTCCAGCTCAggaccccccccaccccccgctgAGCGCTCACCTACGGACACCTATTATGTGCCCCGCTCGGCGTCAGAGACAGACGGAAACTACTGTGTGCCTACTAGTGCCGGGAATAAAGCTTTACGCAGCAACACGATCGGCACTGTGGACTGTTCACGCCTCCGCAAAG ATTTTGGATCCCAGGACTGCTATGACATTCCTAGATCATTCCCCTCGGACAAAAGCTGCTCATTTGAGTTCAATGAAAACTTCAACAGCTACTTT aaaaacaaaggaatgaTGCCGGTGGGCAGCCAGTCCACAGAAGAGGTAGACCAGAACTATGTACCCATGAGTGCCAACTCCCCGTCACACCATCACTCCGGCAGTTTGCCTGAGCCGATGCACGAAGCGAACTATGTGCCCATGACCCCGAGCACCATGGAGTTCTCATCCCTGGGAAAGCAGGTCCCCCCGCCCGCCCACATGGGCTTCCGCTCCAGTCCCAAGACCCCTCCTCGCAGGCCAATGCCCAGTGACTGCCAGCCCCCGCCTGTGGACCGAAATCTCAAACCTGATCGCAAAG GTCAGAGTCCTAAAATAATAAGAGCAAAAGGTGTCGGTTTAGAGCGAACCGACTCTCAAACCGTAGGTGAATTCCCGAGGGGACGACGTAAGG GAAGACCCGCTCCGCTCGAGATCAAACCACTGCCAGAATGGGAGGAGCCCTGTACGCCTGTCCGCTCGCCCGTCACACGGTCATTCGCTCGGGA AGAGGAGTCCTTCTACTGCACAGTCCCCATCACCCCTGTaaagagggaggtggaggaactTGACAACATAGaggag AACATGAAGCTTGGTGCACCCATGACTGCGGATGGTGGGAGCAGCCCTATGGTGAAGCCAAAGGGAGACAAACAGGTGGAGTACCTGGATTTGGATCTTGACCCCGGCAAGTCTACCCCACCTAGGAAG ATGAAAAGCAATGGAACCGGCATGGCAGCATCAGATGAGCGTGTTGACTACGTGGTTGTGGACCAACAACGGACACAGGCCCTCAAGAGCACCCGGGAAGCCTGGAACGATGGCCGCCaatccacagagacagaaacccCTTCGAAAGGACCCAAGTGA
- the gab1 gene encoding GRB2-associated-binding protein 1 isoform X3 has translation MSGGDVVCSGWLRKSPPEKKLRRYAWKKRWFVLRSGRLTGDPDVLEYYKNDHAKKPIRVIDLNLCEQVDAGLTFNKKDLEHSFIFDIKTIDRVFYLVADTEEEMNKWVRCICDICGFNPTDDEAAKAAHQSAIGGLVVDTPPHPALGNIVGPAVVLSNVPPPYQPVSVRHLDSQSSSEEPQDYLWLVNCESKKPEPNRAHAECSKSTSSETDLNDNLPSHRTPTSSTSSAKHTSHNGFFPQHPAPASASSIYDSPPSRGASLSTDSGLYHLPRSYSQDTVLLPKSASSPSAHPDSGDGSELYVFNTPSRKPSMETQMRNLSISYDIPPTPGANCTYQVPRTLSSSTGVGGSEGGGDVVPPPRPPKPLLGSSSGPPPPPAERSPTDTYYVPRSASETDGNYCVPTSAGNKALRSNTIGTVDCSRLRKDFGSQDCYDIPRSFPSDKSCSFEFNENFNSYFKNKGMMPVGSQSTEEVDQNYVPMSANSPSHHHSGSLPEPMHEANYVPMTPSTMEFSSLGKQVPPPAHMGFRSSPKTPPRRPMPSDCQPPPVDRNLKPDRKGRPAPLEIKPLPEWEEPCTPVRSPVTRSFARDFSRFPMPPRPPSVHSTASSTDSEDCDENYVAMVSNMSTDEPNMKLGAPMTADGGSSPMVKPKGDKQVEYLDLDLDPGKSTPPRKMKSNGTGMAASDERVDYVVVDQQRTQALKSTREAWNDGRQSTETETPSKGPK, from the exons GCATGGAAGAAGCGGTGGTTTGTTCTTCGCAGTGGCCGTCTGACAGGCGACCCAGACGTGTTGGAGTACTACAAGAATGACCATGCCAAGAAGCCCATCCGCGTGATCGATCTCAACTTGTGTGAGCAG GTGGACGCTGGGCTGACGTTCAACAAGAAGGACTTGGAGCACAGCTTCATATTCGACATCAAGACCATTGACCGTGTCTTCTACCTGGTGGCAGACACCGAAGAAGAGATGAATAAGTGGGTTCGCTGCATCTGTGACATCTGTGGTTTTAACCCCACTGATGACG agGCAGCAAAAGCTGCTCACCAGTCAGCCATCGGAGGCCTGGTGGTGGACACCCCACCACACCCAGCACTGGGTAATATTGTCGGTCCCGCAGTGGTGCTGTCCAATGTGCCCCCTCCATACCAGCCGGTCAGTGTGCGACACCTGGACTCGCAGTCCAGTTCAGAGGAGCCCCAGGATTACCTGTGGCTGGTCAACTGTGAGAGCAAAAAGCCTGAACCCAACAG AGCCCATGCTGAGTGTTCCAAGTCTACCTCTTCAGAGACGGACCTGAATGACAACCTCCCCTCTCACCGCACGCCcacatcctccacctcctcagctAAACACACCTCACACAACGGCTTCTTCCCACAGCACCCGGCCCCTGCCTCCGCCTCATCCATCTATGACTCGCCTCCATCACGCGGTGCCTCGCTCTCAACTGACAGCGGCCTTTACCACCTCCCCCGCAGCTACTCCCAGGACACTGTGCTGCTCCCTAAGTCAGCCTCCTCCCCTTCGGCCCACCCGGACAGCGGGGACGGCTCTGAGCTGTACGTCTTCAACACGCCGTCGCGGAAGCCCTCAATGGAGACGCAGATGCGCAACCTTTCCATCAGTTATGATATCCCACCTACACCTGGCGCAAACTGTACCTACCAGGTTCCCCGCACGTTGTCGTCGTCGACAGGGGTAGGAGGCTCAGAGGGCGGGGGAGATGTAGTGCCCCCTCCCCGACCGCCCAAGCCTTTGCTCGGTTCCAGCTCAggaccccccccaccccccgctgAGCGCTCACCTACGGACACCTATTATGTGCCCCGCTCGGCGTCAGAGACAGACGGAAACTACTGTGTGCCTACTAGTGCCGGGAATAAAGCTTTACGCAGCAACACGATCGGCACTGTGGACTGTTCACGCCTCCGCAAAG ATTTTGGATCCCAGGACTGCTATGACATTCCTAGATCATTCCCCTCGGACAAAAGCTGCTCATTTGAGTTCAATGAAAACTTCAACAGCTACTTT aaaaacaaaggaatgaTGCCGGTGGGCAGCCAGTCCACAGAAGAGGTAGACCAGAACTATGTACCCATGAGTGCCAACTCCCCGTCACACCATCACTCCGGCAGTTTGCCTGAGCCGATGCACGAAGCGAACTATGTGCCCATGACCCCGAGCACCATGGAGTTCTCATCCCTGGGAAAGCAGGTCCCCCCGCCCGCCCACATGGGCTTCCGCTCCAGTCCCAAGACCCCTCCTCGCAGGCCAATGCCCAGTGACTGCCAGCCCCCGCCTGTGGACCGAAATCTCAAACCTGATCGCAAAG GAAGACCCGCTCCGCTCGAGATCAAACCACTGCCAGAATGGGAGGAGCCCTGTACGCCTGTCCGCTCGCCCGTCACACGGTCATTCGCTCGGGA TTTCTCTAGGTTTCCAATGCCACCGAGACCCCCGTCAGTGCATAGTACGGCCTCCAGCACTGACTCCGAGGACTGTGATGAGAATTATGTAGCCATGGTCTCTAATATGTCCACAGATGAACCA AACATGAAGCTTGGTGCACCCATGACTGCGGATGGTGGGAGCAGCCCTATGGTGAAGCCAAAGGGAGACAAACAGGTGGAGTACCTGGATTTGGATCTTGACCCCGGCAAGTCTACCCCACCTAGGAAG ATGAAAAGCAATGGAACCGGCATGGCAGCATCAGATGAGCGTGTTGACTACGTGGTTGTGGACCAACAACGGACACAGGCCCTCAAGAGCACCCGGGAAGCCTGGAACGATGGCCGCCaatccacagagacagaaacccCTTCGAAAGGACCCAAGTGA
- the gab1 gene encoding GRB2-associated-binding protein 1 isoform X4 — MSGGDVVCSGWLRKSPPEKKLRRYAWKKRWFVLRSGRLTGDPDVLEYYKNDHAKKPIRVIDLNLCEQVDAGLTFNKKDLEHSFIFDIKTIDRVFYLVADTEEEMNKWVRCICDICGFNPTDDEAAKAAHQSAIGGLVVDTPPHPALGNIVGPAVVLSNVPPPYQPVSVRHLDSQSSSEEPQDYLWLVNCESKKPEPNRAHAECSKSTSSETDLNDNLPSHRTPTSSTSSAKHTSHNGFFPQHPAPASASSIYDSPPSRGASLSTDSGLYHLPRSYSQDTVLLPKSASSPSAHPDSGDGSELYVFNTPSRKPSMETQMRNLSISYDIPPTPGANCTYQVPRTLSSSTGVGGSEGGGDVVPPPRPPKPLLGSSSGPPPPPAERSPTDTYYVPRSASETDGNYCVPTSAGNKALRSNTIGTVDCSRLRKDFGSQDCYDIPRSFPSDKSCSFEFNENFNSYFKNKGMMPVGSQSTEEVDQNYVPMSANSPSHHHSGSLPEPMHEANYVPMTPSTMEFSSLGKQVPPPAHMGFRSSPKTPPRRPMPSDCQPPPVDRNLKPDRKGRPAPLEIKPLPEWEEPCTPVRSPVTRSFAREEESFYCTVPITPVKREVEELDNIEENMKLGAPMTADGGSSPMVKPKGDKQVEYLDLDLDPGKSTPPRKMKSNGTGMAASDERVDYVVVDQQRTQALKSTREAWNDGRQSTETETPSKGPK; from the exons GCATGGAAGAAGCGGTGGTTTGTTCTTCGCAGTGGCCGTCTGACAGGCGACCCAGACGTGTTGGAGTACTACAAGAATGACCATGCCAAGAAGCCCATCCGCGTGATCGATCTCAACTTGTGTGAGCAG GTGGACGCTGGGCTGACGTTCAACAAGAAGGACTTGGAGCACAGCTTCATATTCGACATCAAGACCATTGACCGTGTCTTCTACCTGGTGGCAGACACCGAAGAAGAGATGAATAAGTGGGTTCGCTGCATCTGTGACATCTGTGGTTTTAACCCCACTGATGACG agGCAGCAAAAGCTGCTCACCAGTCAGCCATCGGAGGCCTGGTGGTGGACACCCCACCACACCCAGCACTGGGTAATATTGTCGGTCCCGCAGTGGTGCTGTCCAATGTGCCCCCTCCATACCAGCCGGTCAGTGTGCGACACCTGGACTCGCAGTCCAGTTCAGAGGAGCCCCAGGATTACCTGTGGCTGGTCAACTGTGAGAGCAAAAAGCCTGAACCCAACAG AGCCCATGCTGAGTGTTCCAAGTCTACCTCTTCAGAGACGGACCTGAATGACAACCTCCCCTCTCACCGCACGCCcacatcctccacctcctcagctAAACACACCTCACACAACGGCTTCTTCCCACAGCACCCGGCCCCTGCCTCCGCCTCATCCATCTATGACTCGCCTCCATCACGCGGTGCCTCGCTCTCAACTGACAGCGGCCTTTACCACCTCCCCCGCAGCTACTCCCAGGACACTGTGCTGCTCCCTAAGTCAGCCTCCTCCCCTTCGGCCCACCCGGACAGCGGGGACGGCTCTGAGCTGTACGTCTTCAACACGCCGTCGCGGAAGCCCTCAATGGAGACGCAGATGCGCAACCTTTCCATCAGTTATGATATCCCACCTACACCTGGCGCAAACTGTACCTACCAGGTTCCCCGCACGTTGTCGTCGTCGACAGGGGTAGGAGGCTCAGAGGGCGGGGGAGATGTAGTGCCCCCTCCCCGACCGCCCAAGCCTTTGCTCGGTTCCAGCTCAggaccccccccaccccccgctgAGCGCTCACCTACGGACACCTATTATGTGCCCCGCTCGGCGTCAGAGACAGACGGAAACTACTGTGTGCCTACTAGTGCCGGGAATAAAGCTTTACGCAGCAACACGATCGGCACTGTGGACTGTTCACGCCTCCGCAAAG ATTTTGGATCCCAGGACTGCTATGACATTCCTAGATCATTCCCCTCGGACAAAAGCTGCTCATTTGAGTTCAATGAAAACTTCAACAGCTACTTT aaaaacaaaggaatgaTGCCGGTGGGCAGCCAGTCCACAGAAGAGGTAGACCAGAACTATGTACCCATGAGTGCCAACTCCCCGTCACACCATCACTCCGGCAGTTTGCCTGAGCCGATGCACGAAGCGAACTATGTGCCCATGACCCCGAGCACCATGGAGTTCTCATCCCTGGGAAAGCAGGTCCCCCCGCCCGCCCACATGGGCTTCCGCTCCAGTCCCAAGACCCCTCCTCGCAGGCCAATGCCCAGTGACTGCCAGCCCCCGCCTGTGGACCGAAATCTCAAACCTGATCGCAAAG GAAGACCCGCTCCGCTCGAGATCAAACCACTGCCAGAATGGGAGGAGCCCTGTACGCCTGTCCGCTCGCCCGTCACACGGTCATTCGCTCGGGA AGAGGAGTCCTTCTACTGCACAGTCCCCATCACCCCTGTaaagagggaggtggaggaactTGACAACATAGaggag AACATGAAGCTTGGTGCACCCATGACTGCGGATGGTGGGAGCAGCCCTATGGTGAAGCCAAAGGGAGACAAACAGGTGGAGTACCTGGATTTGGATCTTGACCCCGGCAAGTCTACCCCACCTAGGAAG ATGAAAAGCAATGGAACCGGCATGGCAGCATCAGATGAGCGTGTTGACTACGTGGTTGTGGACCAACAACGGACACAGGCCCTCAAGAGCACCCGGGAAGCCTGGAACGATGGCCGCCaatccacagagacagaaacccCTTCGAAAGGACCCAAGTGA